The following coding sequences are from one Musa acuminata AAA Group cultivar baxijiao chromosome BXJ2-4, Cavendish_Baxijiao_AAA, whole genome shotgun sequence window:
- the LOC135608712 gene encoding cytokinin riboside 5'-monophosphate phosphoribohydrolase LOG5-like: protein MEQNRAGRSRFVRVCVFCGSSAGKRDCYQDAAVALGRELVARNVDLVYGGGSVGLMGLVSEAVHRGGGHVIGIIPRTLMCKEITGETIGEIRPVGSMHQRKAEMARYSDAFIALPGGYGTLEELLEVITWAQLGIHKKPVGLLNVDGYYDFLLAFIDKAVNDGFIQPLQRHLVVSASNARDLVQKLEVMAAQPSSSFDLPVILRCIY, encoded by the exons ATGGAGCAGAACAGGGCGGGGAGGTCAAGGTTTGTGAGGGTGTGCGTGTTCTGCGggagcagcgccgggaagagggaCTGCTACCAGGATGCTGCTGTGGCGCTGGGGAGGGAGCTG GTGGCCAGGAACGTTGACCTCGTGTATGGAGGTGGGAGTGTGGGTCTCATGGGATTGGTTTCTGAAGCTGTTCATCGAGGTGGAGGCCATGTCATTGG GATAATTCCGAGGACCCTGATGTGCAAAGAG ATCACTGGAGAGACGATCGGAGAAATCAGACCTGTGGGCAGCATGCACCAGCGCAAGGCCGAAATGGCTCGTTACTCCGACGCCTTCATCGCTCTccctg GTGGGTATGGAACACTGGAGGAGCTACTGGAGGTCATCACTTGGGCGCAACTCGGCATCCACAAAAAACCC GTGGGATTGCTCAACGTCGATGGCTACTACGACTTCCTGTTGGCCTTCATAGACAAAGCCGTGAACGACGGCTTCATCCAGCCATTACAGCGACACCTCGTCGTCTCGGCATCCAACGCCAGAGATCTCGTCCAAAAACTCGAAGTAATGGCGGCTCAGCCTTCTTCCTCATTTGACCTTCCTGTCATTCTACGCTGCATATATTAA